Sequence from the Kineosporia succinea genome:
GCGTACATGTCGCCGGAGCAGGCCGTGGGCCAGCGGGTCGGCCCGGCCACCGACATCTTCTCGCTGGGCGCCCTGCTGTACTACGCGGCCACCGGTGAGCCCGCCTTCGGCACCGGCCCGGCCACCGCCATGCTCTACCGCACCGTGCACGGCGAGGTCGACCTCACGCCGATCCCCTCCGCCCCCCTGCGCGACCTGATCGCGGCCCTGCTCGAGAAGGACCCGGCCGACCGGCCCAACGCCAAGCACGTCGCGATCGCCGCGCGTACCGGTCAGCCCGTCACCCGCCTGCCCCGCAGCACTCCCCCGGCCGGTGTGCACGCGCCCACCCCGTCCGGTGGCCTGAGCGCCTACGACCAGCTGATGGACCAGGTGGCCATCGCCACCGCGTCCCGCGGCAACCCGATCATCCAGCCCACGCAGACGCACGACCCGGTGAGCCGCCGCCGTCAGCCCTCGGCCGTGCAGCTGGCCGTCGGCGCGGCGCTGCTCGTCGTGCTGATCGCCGGGAGCCTGGTGCTGTTCCAGCCCGACAAGCAGCAGAAGGCCCCCGCGGCCGACGTCTCCAGCTCCGAAGAGCAGCCCAGCTCCGAGGCCACCACCGACGCTCCCGGGGCCGAGAAGGGCACGGTGCGCCAGGCCGGCACCACCACACCTACGAACGCGCCCACGACCAGCGGGGTGCGTCCCGGCGCGAGCGCCAGCAAGGCCGGCACCAAGCCCTCGGTCAGCGTCACCGTTCCCACGAGCCGCACGGTCTCGCCGACCCCGGTGAAGACGTCCGTGTCACCGACACCGCCCAAGCCGTCGGCGAGCGCCCCGGCCAGCCCCGACGACCCCGGCCCCTCGTCCTCCCCGGAGACGAGCAGCAGCCCCGAGCCGACCGACGACGGCGAGGACCCGGGCGGCGAGGGTGACGGCACCGGAGGCGTCGCGGGATCCGCCGACTAGCTCACGGCCCCGGAGGCCATCTGGTTCTCAGGCCTGCCACCGCCCGGACGGCGCTGCCCGGACGCGAGCCCCGCCGTGCGACCAGGACCGACGACGCCCGGCAGGTCAGACGCGGCGGCGCGCCGGTCAGCCGCGGCGGCGGGCAGGTCAGCCGCGGCGGCGGGCCAGGAAGTCCGCCACGCGGTGTCCCTTCTCCAGGCCCCGGGCCTCGTAGCGGGTCACCGGCCGCCACTGCGGACGGCCCACCGCCCCGCCACCCTCCAGTTCGAACGCCGGCTCGGCCGCGAGCACCTCGCCCATCTGCTCGGCGTACGGCTCCCAGTCGGTGGCGCAGTGCAGCAGCCCGCCGGGGGCCAGCCGGTCGGCGACGAGCGCCGCGAACCGGGGCGTGACCAGGCGGCGCTTGTGGTGCCGGGCCTTCGGCCAGGGGTCCGGGAAGAACACCCGCACCCCGGCCAGGCTCCCCGACGGGATGCGCTCACGCAGGAGCTGCTCACCGTCGCCGTTGAGCACCCGCACGTTCTCCACCTCGGCCGCGACCAGCGCCACCACGAGCCGGGCCACCCCCGGCGTGTGCACGTCGGCCGCCAGCACCCCGGTACCCGGGTCGGCGGCCGCCATGCTCGTCGTGCTGTCACCCGAGCCGAACCCGATCTCCAGCACCACCGGCGTCCCCGCCCCGAACAGCCCCGCCAGGTCGATCGGCTCGCTCCCGGCCGGCAGCTCGAACCGGTGCAGGTGCGTGGCCATCGCCTCCCGCCGGACCGCGCCCATGCGCCCACGGCGCAGCTTGTAGGTGGGAACAGCAGGAGCAGGGGTGGGCGTCTCGGTCACCCCCGCATTATCGACGGTCGTCCCGGGCCTCCTGACACCGCGCCCGAGGGGACCGGGCCCGCCCGGGCGACCACCACGTCCTCAAGCCGCACTGTGCTCTTGACGCACCTCGCCGGACCGGTGCGGAACGAGCCCTCAGGAGACCTGCTGCATGCGGATCAGGTTGCCGGCCGGGTCGCGGAACGCGGCGTCGCGCACCCCGTAGGGCTGGTCGGTGGGCTCCTGCACGATGTCGGCGTCACCGGCCTGGATCTTCTCGAACGCACCGTCGAGGTCCTTCGTGGCCAGGTTGATGCTCGCGTAGGTGCCCTTCGCCATCATCTCGGCGATGACGCGCTTCTCCTCGTCGGTGACGTCGGGCGCGGCCGAGGGCGGGTAGAGCACGATCGCGGTGTCGGCCTGGCCGGCCGGGCCGACGGTGAGCCAGCGCATGCTCTCGTAGCCGACGTCGAGCCGGACCTCGAAGCCCAGCAGGTCCCGGTAGAAGGCCAGCGAGGCCTCCGGGTCGAGGTGCGGCAGGAAGCTCTGGTGAATGGTGATGTCCATGCCCGTCACGCTAGGGCCCCGGGCCTGACCTGGACTTCTCGATTCGTGACCGGGGCGGCTCTTTCCCCCGAACGGCCAGGGAGCCTGTGCGATGCTGGCGCCTGTGACGTCGCTGGAGGACCTGGTTCGGCTACGCCGCGCCCGTGACCTGATCGACCGCCGGTACGACGAGCCGCTCGACGTCGCGGCACTGGCCCGGTTCGCGCTGATGTCGCCCGGGCACTTCTCACGCAGTTTCAAGGCCGCGTTCGGGGAGTCGCCGTACAGCTACCTGATGACGCGCCGGATCGAGCGGGCCATGGCCCTGCTGCGACGGGGCGACCTGAGCGTCACCGAGGTGTGTTTCGCGGTCGGGGCGTCGTCGCTGGGCACGTTCAGCACGCGGTTCACCGAGCTGGTGGGCGAGAGCCCCAGCGCCTACCGGGCACGCGATCACAGCGAGACCGCGGGGGTCGCGCCGTGCGTGGCGCGCATCCACTCGCGGCCGGTGCGGCGCTCGTCCTCCCGGGGTGCCTGAGGACGTCGTGGTCCCCTTCGGCTGATCGGCAAGACTGTCGTACCTCGCGC
This genomic interval carries:
- a CDS encoding VOC family protein; this encodes MDITIHQSFLPHLDPEASLAFYRDLLGFEVRLDVGYESMRWLTVGPAGQADTAIVLYPPSAAPDVTDEEKRVIAEMMAKGTYASINLATKDLDGAFEKIQAGDADIVQEPTDQPYGVRDAAFRDPAGNLIRMQQVS
- a CDS encoding serine/threonine-protein kinase, which produces MYDLRPGDPEQIGDFAVVGRLGGGGMGTVYMAESRDGTRVAIKVVHEYLAADPEFRRRFAHEVDSAGKISGTYTAEVLTADTEARLPWMATEFVEGRNLLQTVDADGPLSPQAVLHLAAGVADALTEIHRAGVIHRDLKPSNILLSPQGPRVIDFGIARAAEASTVTSTGKITGSAAYMSPEQAVGQRVGPATDIFSLGALLYYAATGEPAFGTGPATAMLYRTVHGEVDLTPIPSAPLRDLIAALLEKDPADRPNAKHVAIAARTGQPVTRLPRSTPPAGVHAPTPSGGLSAYDQLMDQVAIATASRGNPIIQPTQTHDPVSRRRQPSAVQLAVGAALLVVLIAGSLVLFQPDKQQKAPAADVSSSEEQPSSEATTDAPGAEKGTVRQAGTTTPTNAPTTSGVRPGASASKAGTKPSVSVTVPTSRTVSPTPVKTSVSPTPPKPSASAPASPDDPGPSSSPETSSSPEPTDDGEDPGGEGDGTGGVAGSAD
- the trmB gene encoding tRNA (guanosine(46)-N7)-methyltransferase TrmB encodes the protein MTETPTPAPAVPTYKLRRGRMGAVRREAMATHLHRFELPAGSEPIDLAGLFGAGTPVVLEIGFGSGDSTTSMAAADPGTGVLAADVHTPGVARLVVALVAAEVENVRVLNGDGEQLLRERIPSGSLAGVRVFFPDPWPKARHHKRRLVTPRFAALVADRLAPGGLLHCATDWEPYAEQMGEVLAAEPAFELEGGGAVGRPQWRPVTRYEARGLEKGHRVADFLARRRG
- a CDS encoding helix-turn-helix domain-containing protein, whose amino-acid sequence is MLAPVTSLEDLVRLRRARDLIDRRYDEPLDVAALARFALMSPGHFSRSFKAAFGESPYSYLMTRRIERAMALLRRGDLSVTEVCFAVGASSLGTFSTRFTELVGESPSAYRARDHSETAGVAPCVARIHSRPVRRSSSRGA